In bacterium, one DNA window encodes the following:
- the ilvN gene encoding acetolactate synthase small subunit, protein MKHTLSVLVQNEAGVLSRIVGLFSGRGYNIESLTVAPTQDAEYSRITIVTSGEDGVIEQIGKQLNKLINTIKVVDITGEGSIERELILVKVAAKEDDRSEILRIAEIFDAKIVDATPKTYTLEAMGDDIKIRSMIELLRAVGIRELVRSGKVAISREMQFNNLSNSSR, encoded by the coding sequence ATGAAACATACACTTTCAGTTCTTGTTCAGAACGAAGCAGGAGTTTTAAGCAGAATAGTAGGGCTTTTCAGCGGAAGAGGCTACAATATTGAGAGCTTAACCGTTGCGCCTACGCAGGATGCAGAATATTCAAGGATTACTATTGTTACTTCAGGAGAAGACGGAGTAATAGAGCAAATCGGCAAACAGCTTAATAAACTGATAAACACCATAAAAGTTGTGGATATAACAGGCGAAGGCAGCATCGAAAGAGAACTTATTCTCGTAAAAGTCGCCGCAAAAGAAGACGACCGCTCTGAAATTCTCCGTATTGCAGAAATATTTGACGCTAAAATCGTTGATGCTACCCCAAAAACGTACACATTAGAAGCAATGGGCGATGATATTAAAATAAGGTCAATGATAGAGCTTTTAAGAGCAGTCGGAATAAGAGAACTTGTTCGTTCCGGCAAGGTTGCAATCTCCAGAGAAATGCAATTTAACAACCTGAGCAACAGTTCACGCTAA
- the cimA gene encoding citramalate synthase yields the protein MLQNKIEIYDTTLRDGGQAEGIAFSVNDKLKIIHLLDELGVDYIEAGWPGANPKDIEVFETAKTLKLKNSKITAFGCTRKANGNAESDFVLNQLIDSGTEIITIFGKTWDFHVEHALCTTLEENLNMIYDSVVYLKSKGKRVFFDAEHFYDGFKNNSDYALKAIEAAYRAGSERIILCDTNGGCLPVEMREITETVEKHLPDAIIGIHAHNDSDTAVANSIIAVQSGVKQVQGTFNGYGERCGNANLCSIIPALQFKLGFDILGDNIIGLVSTSRQISEIANKKANDFAPYVGRSAFTHKAGVHASGVMKNSSTYEHIDPENVGNLRKILISDQAGTASIKEKISKLNLGKDLTSDEMKKVLEQIKNLEWQGFTFEDADASFELMVRGILGIKPQYFELKGFRVISDTRGIGPLNTEASVKIRVGNEILHTVSEGEGPGNALDSAVRLALKPFYPKIEKFKLTDFKVRILDGTDGTGAKTRVHVETSDGYERWDTVGLSRNILEATYLAIVDSLDYGLLMQNEIPENMHLLT from the coding sequence ATGCTTCAAAATAAAATCGAAATATATGATACAACTTTAAGAGATGGCGGTCAAGCTGAAGGCATAGCTTTTTCAGTCAATGACAAGCTGAAAATAATTCACCTGCTTGACGAATTAGGAGTTGATTATATTGAAGCGGGCTGGCCTGGCGCAAACCCGAAAGATATAGAAGTCTTTGAAACGGCAAAAACGCTTAAACTGAAAAATTCTAAAATTACAGCCTTTGGCTGCACCAGAAAAGCAAACGGAAATGCTGAATCAGATTTTGTACTTAATCAGCTTATTGATTCAGGGACAGAAATAATAACTATATTCGGGAAAACATGGGATTTCCATGTTGAACATGCTCTTTGCACAACGCTTGAAGAAAATTTAAATATGATTTACGACAGTGTTGTTTATTTAAAGAGCAAAGGGAAAAGAGTTTTCTTTGATGCAGAGCATTTTTATGACGGATTTAAGAATAATTCCGATTACGCACTAAAAGCCATCGAAGCGGCATACAGAGCAGGTTCGGAGAGAATAATTCTCTGTGACACAAATGGAGGTTGTCTTCCTGTAGAAATGAGAGAAATTACAGAAACTGTAGAAAAACATCTTCCTGATGCAATAATAGGGATTCATGCGCATAATGACAGCGATACTGCTGTTGCAAATTCCATAATTGCCGTTCAATCAGGGGTTAAACAGGTTCAAGGGACTTTCAACGGCTACGGGGAAAGATGCGGAAATGCAAATCTATGCTCAATAATCCCTGCACTTCAATTCAAATTAGGATTTGATATTCTCGGTGACAATATTATCGGTCTGGTTTCTACTTCCAGACAAATTAGCGAAATAGCCAATAAAAAAGCAAATGATTTCGCTCCGTATGTAGGTAGAAGCGCATTTACGCATAAAGCAGGCGTACATGCAAGCGGAGTAATGAAAAATTCGAGTACTTATGAACACATAGATCCTGAAAATGTCGGAAACTTAAGAAAAATATTGATAAGCGATCAAGCTGGCACTGCTTCAATCAAAGAAAAAATTTCCAAACTAAATCTGGGAAAAGATTTGACAAGTGATGAGATGAAAAAAGTTCTTGAACAAATTAAAAACCTCGAATGGCAAGGATTTACATTTGAAGATGCAGATGCTTCTTTTGAGCTTATGGTTAGAGGAATTCTTGGCATAAAACCCCAGTATTTTGAGCTTAAAGGCTTTAGGGTTATTTCAGATACCAGAGGAATCGGACCTTTAAACACTGAAGCCTCTGTAAAAATAAGAGTAGGCAACGAAATTTTGCATACCGTATCAGAGGGAGAAGGTCCGGGGAATGCTCTGGACAGCGCAGTAAGACTTGCTTTAAAACCTTTTTACCCGAAAATAGAAAAATTCAAGCTTACGGATTTTAAAGTCAGAATCCTTGACGGAACAGACGGAACAGGCGCTAAAACCCGCGTACATGTTGAAACTTCCGACGGATACGAAAGATGGGATACAGTGGGTCTTAGCAGAAACATTTTGGAAGCAACCTATCTGGCTATTGTCGATAGTTTAGATTACGGGCTTTTAATGCAAAATGAAATTCCTGAAAACATGCATTTGTTAACTTAA
- a CDS encoding HD-GYP domain-containing protein, with product MRRIIALELVGLQKLDCDLYDENGNTIYEKGTDFTPELLMRFSHAKIFKRDEQDYIDQKTVMVIEKPTIQDPPEPKSISEKAEYKTVVNVEKVEKLIDNVKEILKAIESGIPPKASVCQDATMSICDEVYEKCDKVANIGELRVHDFYTYSHSINTAVISAIIGREMGFHENKVKDLTFSALLHDIGKIKIPQRILYKPDKLTQEEFTLIKDHSVLGYDYIINEMKLPEIIAKGALEHHEKWNGDGYPNKLKGKEISEFGQIIGIADVFDALISEKIYRNSVLSNEAIRIMLTEESKSFNPEIFHKFAFLAVVKNVKLGP from the coding sequence ATGAGACGTATTATAGCTCTTGAACTGGTAGGATTACAAAAATTAGATTGTGATTTGTATGACGAAAACGGTAATACTATTTACGAAAAAGGGACTGATTTTACACCTGAATTATTGATGAGATTTAGTCATGCAAAAATATTTAAGAGAGATGAACAGGATTATATAGACCAAAAGACAGTAATGGTTATTGAAAAGCCTACAATTCAAGATCCTCCCGAGCCTAAAAGTATTTCGGAAAAAGCAGAATACAAAACTGTAGTAAACGTTGAAAAAGTTGAAAAACTTATTGATAATGTCAAGGAAATATTAAAAGCCATAGAATCTGGCATACCCCCAAAAGCTTCTGTTTGTCAGGATGCAACAATGTCTATTTGTGATGAAGTCTATGAAAAATGCGATAAAGTTGCAAATATCGGCGAATTAAGAGTCCATGATTTTTATACCTACTCGCATTCAATTAATACAGCCGTAATAAGCGCTATTATAGGCAGAGAAATGGGTTTTCACGAAAACAAAGTTAAAGATTTAACATTTTCAGCACTCTTGCATGATATAGGAAAAATCAAAATTCCTCAAAGGATTTTATACAAACCTGATAAGCTGACACAGGAAGAGTTTACACTAATTAAAGATCATTCTGTTCTTGGTTATGACTATATTATAAATGAGATGAAACTCCCTGAAATTATTGCAAAAGGCGCACTGGAACACCATGAAAAATGGAACGGAGACGGTTATCCAAACAAATTAAAAGGTAAAGAAATTTCCGAATTTGGTCAGATAATAGGGATAGCAGATGTTTTTGACGCTCTTATTTCTGAAAAAATTTATAGAAATTCTGTTCTCTCCAATGAAGCCATCAGAATAATGCTTACAGAAGAATCCAAGTCTTTTAACCCTGAAATATTCCACAAATTTGCGTTTTTAGCTGTTGTAAAAAATGTAAAATTAGGTCCCTAA
- a CDS encoding deoxyhypusine synthase family protein has translation MTKTSITNFLKENFKHFNAATLVDSAEAYKNHVENNGKMLVTLAGAMSTAELGISLAEMIRQDKVSAICCTGANLEEDLFNLIAHNFYKRIPNYRDLTPEDEENLLNNHFNRVTDTCIPEEEAMRRIEKFMKKYWFNADKEQERYFPHEFIFKVLQDPDLEQFYQIDPKNSWLLAALEKKLPIFVPGWEDSTLGNFYTSHCIKGDIKNPLTVKSGIEYMISLYKWYVEASENNSIGFFQVGGGIAGDFPICVVPMIHQDLGLDVPLWGYFCQISDSTTSYGSYSGAIPNEKITWGKLAKDTPKFVIESDATIVAPLIFAYILGL, from the coding sequence ATGACTAAAACCTCGATTACAAACTTTTTGAAAGAAAATTTCAAGCATTTTAACGCTGCTACTCTTGTAGATTCAGCAGAAGCATACAAAAATCACGTTGAAAACAACGGAAAAATGTTGGTTACTCTGGCAGGTGCGATGAGTACGGCAGAGTTGGGGATTTCCCTTGCGGAAATGATAAGACAGGATAAAGTTTCTGCTATTTGCTGCACAGGAGCTAACCTTGAAGAAGATTTGTTTAATCTTATTGCGCATAATTTTTATAAAAGAATCCCAAATTATAGGGACTTGACCCCAGAAGATGAAGAAAATCTTTTAAACAACCACTTTAACAGGGTTACTGACACCTGTATTCCTGAAGAAGAAGCAATGAGAAGAATTGAAAAATTCATGAAAAAATACTGGTTTAATGCTGACAAAGAGCAGGAACGCTATTTCCCGCACGAATTTATATTTAAAGTCTTACAAGATCCTGATTTAGAGCAGTTTTATCAGATCGACCCAAAAAACAGCTGGCTTTTAGCAGCTTTAGAAAAAAAACTGCCTATTTTTGTTCCAGGCTGGGAAGATTCGACCTTAGGAAATTTTTACACATCTCACTGCATAAAAGGAGATATCAAAAATCCTCTTACGGTAAAAAGCGGCATTGAGTATATGATAAGCTTATACAAATGGTATGTTGAAGCCTCTGAAAACAATTCTATCGGATTTTTTCAAGTAGGTGGAGGTATTGCAGGGGATTTCCCTATTTGTGTAGTTCCTATGATTCATCAGGATTTAGGCTTAGATGTGCCTCTCTGGGGTTATTTTTGTCAGATAAGCGATTCTACAACCAGTTACGGTTCTTACAGCGGAGCTATCCCCAATGAAAAAATCACATGGGGCAAATTAGCCAAAGACACACCAAAATTCGTTATAGAATCTGATGCAACTATCGTTGCGCCTTTAATATTTGCTTATATTTTGGGTTTATAA
- a CDS encoding homocysteine synthase — MKFDTIALHGGQEPDPVTHSRAVPIYQTTSYTFDDSQHAADLFGLKKFGNIYTRLMNPTTDVLEKRIALLEGGIGALAVASGQAAITLAILNIAKPGDEIVSSSALYGGTYNLFAHTLSRLGIKTIFVNSNNPDDFDKAITKNTKLVYTETIGNPKLNIVDIEKLSRIAHKNHVPLIVDNTVPTPYLFKPFEYGADIIVHSATKFIGGHGTSIGGLIVDSGNFDWFGASTFPDLTLPDPSYHGVIYTRDFGKAAYIIRARVQLLRDMGPAISPFNSFMLLQGLETLHIRMQRHSENALKVAKFLKSHKQVSWVNYPGLEDHPDYKLAQKYLPKGQGAIIGFGIKGGKYSGIKFIDNVKLLSHLANIGDAKSLVIHPASTTHQQLTEEEKLSTGVTDDFIRLSIGIEDVDDIIADIDQALKAS; from the coding sequence ATGAAATTTGATACAATTGCTTTACATGGCGGTCAGGAACCTGATCCCGTAACGCATTCAAGAGCTGTTCCGATATATCAGACTACTTCATACACTTTTGATGATTCACAGCACGCTGCTGATTTATTCGGGCTTAAAAAATTCGGCAATATATATACAAGATTAATGAATCCGACAACAGACGTTCTGGAAAAAAGAATTGCTTTGCTTGAAGGCGGCATTGGAGCTCTTGCTGTCGCATCAGGTCAAGCCGCAATTACTCTTGCTATTTTAAATATTGCAAAACCGGGAGATGAAATAGTCTCTTCCTCCGCTCTTTATGGCGGAACATACAATCTTTTTGCACATACGCTCTCAAGATTGGGAATCAAGACCATTTTTGTTAACTCAAATAATCCTGATGACTTTGATAAGGCTATTACAAAAAACACAAAACTCGTTTATACAGAAACTATAGGCAACCCGAAACTTAATATTGTAGATATAGAAAAGCTTTCAAGGATTGCTCATAAAAACCATGTCCCTCTTATCGTGGATAATACGGTTCCGACTCCTTATCTTTTCAAACCGTTTGAATATGGAGCAGATATTATAGTTCATTCCGCCACTAAATTTATCGGCGGACACGGAACTTCTATCGGCGGATTAATAGTGGATTCAGGGAATTTTGATTGGTTTGGCGCAAGCACTTTCCCTGATTTAACTTTACCCGACCCGAGTTATCACGGTGTAATTTATACAAGAGATTTCGGAAAAGCAGCTTATATTATAAGAGCAAGGGTACAGCTTTTGAGAGATATGGGTCCTGCAATCAGTCCGTTCAACTCATTTATGCTTTTGCAGGGACTGGAAACGCTTCATATAAGAATGCAAAGACATTCAGAAAATGCTCTTAAAGTCGCAAAATTCCTAAAAAGCCATAAACAGGTAAGCTGGGTAAATTATCCGGGGCTTGAAGACCATCCTGACTACAAACTTGCTCAAAAATACCTGCCAAAAGGGCAGGGGGCAATAATAGGGTTTGGAATAAAAGGCGGAAAATATTCGGGTATCAAATTTATAGACAATGTAAAACTTTTATCACACCTTGCAAACATCGGTGATGCAAAATCTCTGGTGATTCATCCTGCAAGCACAACGCATCAGCAGCTTACAGAAGAAGAAAAACTTTCGACAGGTGTTACAGATGATTTCATCAGGCTTTCTATCGGTATAGAAGATGTGGATGATATTATTGCAGACATTGACCAAGCTTTAAAAGCTTCTTAA
- a CDS encoding superinfection immunity protein produces the protein MMHNFYFYKEITNPLILLLLQIIGILIYFIPSFVAVYRKHNNKNPIIVLNLFLGWTFFGWVIALVWALTDNTK, from the coding sequence ATGATGCATAATTTCTATTTTTACAAAGAAATTACTAATCCTTTGATTTTGTTGTTATTACAGATAATAGGGATTTTGATTTATTTTATACCTTCTTTTGTTGCTGTATACAGAAAACATAATAATAAAAATCCAATCATAGTTTTAAATTTGTTTCTCGGGTGGACTTTTTTCGGTTGGGTAATCGCTCTTGTGTGGGCTTTAACTGACAATACAAAATAG
- a CDS encoding B12-binding domain-containing radical SAM protein, which translates to MKILMIYPECPGSFWSFTHIIKLFGKKAYLPPLGLMTVSALLPQEFEKRLVDMNTTKLTDEDILWADFAFISGMIVQKGTSIAVIKRCKDLGVKTIAGGPLFTSLHEQFDDVDHFILNEGEVTIPMFLEDLEKGELKRIYTSQIKPDIKNTPKPDLSLINPSDYYIMPLQFSRGCPFDCDFCDIVNLNGRIPRNKSPEQILNELQAIHDSGFRGSIFFVDDNFLGDKNKTKELLKEIIEWRKKVDFKQSFFTEISINASDDDELLKLMSEAGFFLVFIGIETPSTASLQECNKLQNQNRNLVDSIRKFYKHGMEVTGGFIVGFDTDDETIFESQFNFIQEAGVSKAMIDLLQALPGTKLYKRLKEEGRLVKTSSGINQDSTINFIPKLDKEILVKGYNDLVKKAYSPKYYFERINNFLKYYEPARVIPLNKRIVPSFYKILFIMKNLEKGKFYVFKLLIETLLKRPKCFVAALDNSVLYIHFSKVFS; encoded by the coding sequence ATGAAAATTTTAATGATATATCCCGAATGTCCGGGTTCCTTTTGGAGTTTTACTCATATAATAAAATTATTCGGGAAAAAGGCATATTTGCCGCCTCTCGGGTTGATGACCGTCTCGGCTCTATTACCTCAGGAGTTTGAAAAAAGACTTGTTGATATGAACACAACAAAATTAACCGATGAAGATATTTTATGGGCAGATTTTGCTTTCATAAGCGGAATGATTGTCCAAAAAGGCACTTCTATTGCCGTTATAAAAAGATGTAAAGACCTCGGAGTCAAAACAATAGCAGGCGGCCCTTTATTTACTTCTCTGCATGAGCAGTTTGACGATGTCGACCACTTTATCCTTAACGAAGGAGAAGTTACCATACCGATGTTTTTAGAAGACCTTGAAAAAGGTGAACTGAAAAGAATTTACACTTCACAAATTAAACCTGACATTAAAAACACTCCAAAACCCGATTTAAGCTTAATAAACCCTTCTGATTATTACATAATGCCGCTGCAATTCTCCAGAGGTTGTCCTTTTGACTGTGATTTTTGCGATATAGTAAACCTTAACGGAAGAATACCGCGAAATAAAAGTCCTGAACAAATATTGAACGAGCTTCAGGCAATACATGATTCCGGTTTCCGCGGAAGTATTTTCTTCGTGGATGATAATTTTTTGGGTGATAAAAATAAAACAAAAGAGTTGCTTAAAGAAATAATAGAGTGGAGAAAGAAAGTTGACTTTAAACAGTCATTCTTTACGGAAATCTCTATAAATGCCTCTGATGATGATGAATTGTTAAAATTAATGAGCGAAGCAGGGTTCTTTCTTGTCTTTATAGGAATAGAAACTCCTTCGACAGCAAGCTTGCAGGAATGTAACAAGCTTCAAAACCAAAACCGTAATTTGGTTGATTCTATAAGGAAATTTTATAAGCATGGAATGGAAGTTACAGGCGGTTTTATAGTAGGTTTTGATACTGATGATGAGACTATATTTGAAAGCCAGTTTAATTTCATTCAAGAAGCCGGAGTTTCTAAAGCTATGATTGATTTACTTCAGGCTTTGCCCGGAACTAAGCTTTATAAAAGGCTAAAAGAAGAAGGAAGGTTGGTTAAAACTTCTTCTGGTATCAATCAGGATTCAACGATTAATTTTATTCCCAAACTGGACAAAGAAATCTTAGTTAAAGGGTATAACGATTTAGTTAAAAAAGCTTATTCTCCAAAATATTATTTTGAAAGAATAAACAACTTTTTAAAATATTATGAACCGGCTAGAGTAATTCCTTTAAACAAAAGAATTGTACCGTCATTTTACAAAATTCTCTTTATCATGAAGAATCTGGAAAAAGGTAAATTTTATGTGTTTAAACTCCTGATAGAAACTTTGTTAAAACGTCCAAAATGCTTTGTTGCCGCGTTAGATAATTCTGTTTTATACATTCATTTCAGCAAAGTATTCAGCTAA
- the aroQ gene encoding type II 3-dehydroquinate dehydratase produces the protein MKILVVHGPNLNLLGEREPEKYGKRTLEAINASIKKLAVELGTEIEFFQSNCEGQLVSKIQEAKQNFDGIVINPAGYTHTSIVLRDAILAVTKPCVEVHLSNIYTREEFRHHSFIAPVCVGQITGFGLDSYLLGLKALVNHLKG, from the coding sequence ATGAAAATTCTTGTTGTTCACGGTCCAAATTTAAACCTTTTAGGCGAAAGAGAGCCGGAAAAATACGGTAAAAGAACACTTGAAGCTATCAACGCTTCCATAAAAAAGCTTGCAGTTGAGCTGGGAACTGAAATTGAATTTTTTCAATCAAACTGTGAAGGACAATTAGTTTCCAAAATACAGGAAGCAAAACAAAACTTTGACGGAATTGTAATAAATCCTGCGGGTTATACCCATACAAGCATTGTTTTGAGAGATGCTATTCTGGCGGTAACAAAGCCATGTGTTGAAGTTCATCTGTCCAACATTTATACGCGAGAAGAATTCAGGCATCATTCTTTTATTGCGCCTGTGTGCGTAGGACAAATAACAGGTTTTGGCTTAGATAGCTATCTTTTAGGGCTTAAAGCACTTGTAAATCACTTAAAAGGCTAA